Proteins co-encoded in one Sandaracinaceae bacterium genomic window:
- a CDS encoding leucyl/phenylalanyl-tRNA--protein transferase, with translation MVFLLSDALAFPPPERASAEGLVAVGGDVAPQRMLLAYSQGIFPWPAQGAPLLWFSPDPRFVLRPEDAIIGRTLRKQIARGRFELRADTRFRDVMRACATVPRPGQAGTWITSELLEGYTRLHELGFAHSIEAFEDGELVGGLYGVSLGRAFFGESMFALRPDASKVAFATALGHFIRWGITLVDCQVHTAHLASFGAVDWPRSRFLNVLREVVAHPTRMGPWRLDATPGEVLAALGVAGDVR, from the coding sequence ATGGTCTTCCTCCTGAGCGACGCGCTGGCGTTCCCACCGCCCGAGCGCGCCTCGGCCGAGGGCCTGGTGGCCGTGGGCGGCGACGTGGCGCCGCAGCGCATGCTGTTGGCCTACAGCCAAGGGATCTTTCCGTGGCCCGCCCAGGGCGCGCCGCTGTTGTGGTTCAGCCCGGACCCGCGCTTCGTGCTGCGGCCCGAGGACGCCATCATCGGCCGCACGCTGCGCAAGCAGATCGCGCGCGGGCGGTTCGAGCTGCGCGCCGACACGCGCTTCCGCGACGTGATGCGAGCGTGCGCCACAGTGCCGCGCCCGGGCCAAGCGGGCACGTGGATCACGAGCGAGCTGCTGGAGGGCTACACCCGCCTCCACGAGCTGGGCTTTGCGCACAGCATCGAGGCGTTCGAGGACGGAGAGCTGGTGGGTGGGCTCTATGGCGTGAGCCTGGGAAGGGCCTTCTTCGGGGAGTCCATGTTCGCGCTGCGGCCGGACGCGTCCAAGGTGGCCTTCGCCACGGCGCTGGGCCACTTCATCCGCTGGGGCATCACGCTCGTGGACTGCCAGGTGCACACCGCGCACCTGGCCAGCTTCGGGGCGGTGGACTGGCCGCGCTCGCGCTTCCTGAATGTGCTGCGCGAGGTGGTGGCGCACCCTACCCGCATGGGCCCATGGCGGCTGGACGCGACGCCCGGCGAGGTGCTGGCCGCGCTGGGAGTGGCAGGCGATGTGCGGTGA